The Podospora pseudopauciseta strain CBS 411.78 chromosome 2 map unlocalized CBS411.78m_2, whole genome shotgun sequence genome has a window encoding:
- a CDS encoding uncharacterized protein (EggNog:ENOG503P3IR) — MDESSSVTGAGADTPSSVPTRPAPGRKRSSSGAGGLLSKLPFMRNSGEHRPRSRRNTNETEITTFPPTPSFTSIPADTPPRHAGAPNAAPPPLPHIIQYQTQQPQSLKTRRRRGSLRKVALLGRGAQREKRDRGLTIDTKLNVYGEPNGTPIQVTAGTAPTSVTSNTLHLQSNSGISKNSINTSTPYGLGISDLTPRPSMDGYASRSGSQPSDPDATPTAALAPINANTPSSRNSITGSRSPSISYNTTDDEDALHMAVPTGPGSSTSNLSSTSSSVNLLRPERASVSSASGSDSYFLNLPHSPHSPPRPLGLGSSTSGSSILPSIQRRRGTVQRAKSPLALNSLAGLSTTPLPQPDSDWDYSETEWWGWVVLIVTWTVFVIGMGSCLGVWSWAWDVGTTPYAPPELEDDPTLPIVGYYPALMILSCVMAWVWVVVAWVGMKYFRHARVSGD, encoded by the coding sequence ATGGACGAGTCGTCATCGGTCACAGGCGCCGGCGCCGATACGCCATCTTCCGTCCCAACTCGTCCAGCGCCCGGTCGCAAACGCAGCAGCTCTGGCGCTGGAGGCTTGCTTTCGAAACTACCTTTTATGCGAAACTCGGGCGAACACCGCCCACGATCCCGCCGCAACACCAACGAGACCGAGATCACAACATTTCCTCCCACGCCCTCTTTCACCTCCATACCCGCCGACACTCCTCCACGCCACGCGGGTGCGCCCAACGCTGCGCCCCCGCCGTTGCCTCACATTATCCAATATCAAACCCAGCAGCCGCAATCGCTAAAAACACGACGACGTAGAGGATCGTTGCGAAAGGTTGCCCTGTTGGGGCGGGGTGCTCAAAGAGAAAAGCGGGATCGTGGACTAACAATCGACACAAAATTGAACGTCTATGGCGAACCAAACGGGACACCAATCCAAGTCACAGCCGGCACCGCGCCGACCTCGGTTACATCAAACACATTACACCTCCAGAGTAATAGCGGTATCTCGAAGAATTCTATTAATACATCTACACCGTACGGTCTGGGAATATCAGACCTCACACCCCGACCCAGCATGGACGGATATGCCAGCCGAAGTGGTTCCCAACCGTCCGATCCAGACGCAACCCCGACTGCCGCATTGGCCCCTATAAATGCCAACACGCCCAGCTCAAGAAATAGCATCACCGGCTCAAGAAGCCCAAGTATAAGCTACAACACCACAGACGATGAAGACGCCCTTCACATGGCCGTCCCCACCGGGCCGGGTTCATCAACCTCGAACCtctcgtccacctcctcctccgttaacctcctccgcccggAAAGAGCCTCtgtctcctccgcctcgggGTCAGATTCTTActttctcaacctcccccattCTCCCCACAGCCCTCCACGACCGTTGGGCCTCGGATCATCCACCTCAGGCTCATCAATCCTCCCATCAATCCAACGCCGTCGCGGCACGGTTCAGAGAGCGAAGTCCCCGCTGGCACTCAACTCTCTGGCAGGGCTATCAACGACACCCTTGCCACAACCAGACTCAGACTGGGACTATTCCGAGACggagtggtgggggtgggtggtgttgattgtGACGTGGACGGTGTTTGtgattgggatggggagCTGCTTGGGGGTCTGGAGCTGGGCGTGGGATGTGGGGACTACACCGTATGCGCCGCCTGAGTTGGAGGATGATCCAACGTTGCCGATTGTGGGGTATTATCCTGCGTTGATGATACTTAGCTGTGTGATGGCCtgggtttgggtggtggttgcgtGGGTGGGGATGAAGTATTTTAGGCATGCTAGGGTTAGTGGGGATTAA
- the zrg17 gene encoding cation diffusion zinc membrane transporter Zrg17 (EggNog:ENOG503NXD4; COG:P) yields the protein MAPGPKPSLQPPGTPPTPVFAITGQHGEPSFHFVCDDFDLDQQQQQPGRNHPNNEPEATVRSEPEAAPFSSPVQHYLAPSPRSSPAAFLDPYSHHPSLRPPTPDHLFNSMSSDGGLAANGGDAPAMKNPFNFQTQIISSGPVKSNIGQRRGHRYKHSSISATHQIFQEPPPRPPPVLPASLPIPTLREAWSSMQRDQKARLWWCSLHAFIALYVFLSAEGSLAMTALSHLVFFDVGSAAVCVAVDVLGNFEVWRRSSIRHPFGLQRAEVLAGFAMSVFLVFGGFDLISHSMKDVLESVGHHAPHHPVSTTDDSSQPAGGGHGGGGHSHGARYITPGTLDLASFAAFVSTLISAYGLRNHGRIRRVMRVPLPYLSSLLPESTILSNPFHFLTLFFSGIMLVLPLVYIPHIIWLDRLICATISLSMFFLGARLAVGQGFMLLMSYNHVDSKKQKGDSSEVASVIKEIESEPQVQRVEEAQFWQVHYGLAMANLKVKVKGGEMMGGGQGQDGAVSQLRQRLGRVVQNRLGEGYGRGGSLRWEVTVQMSSD from the exons ATGGCTCCAGGTCCAAAGCCGTCTCTTCAGCCTCCAGGGACGCCGCCGACGCCGGTTTTTGCGATTACCGGTCAACACGGCGAGCCCTCTTTTCACTTTGTTTGCGACGATTTTGATCTggatcagcaacaacaacagccaggTCGAAATCATCCAAACAACGAACCCGAGGCAACCGTCCGATCAGAGCCGGAAGCCGCGCCCTTTTCGTCCCCGGTACAGCATTACCTCGCGCCCTCCCCACGAAGCAGTCCTGCCGCCTTCCTCGATCCCTACTCTCACCACCCGTCGCTACGGCCGCCGACGCCCGATCATCTCTTCAACAGCATGTCGTCCGATGGGGGCCTTGCCGCCAACGGCGGCGATGCGCCTGCCATGAAGAACCCCTTCAACTTCCAAACCCAGATTATCTCGTCTGGACCGGTCAAATCT AACATCGGCCAACGCCGCGGCCACAGATACAAAcactcctccatctcggccacTCACCAAATCTTCCAAGAACCACCCCCTCGACCGCCCCccgtcctccccgcctccctccccatcccaaccctCCGAGAAGCCTGGTCGAGCATGCAGCGCGATCAAAAAGCCAGGTTATGGTGGTGCTCCCTCCACGCCTTCATCGCCCTCTACGTCTTCCTCTCGGCCGAAGGCTCCCTGGCCATGACAGCCCTCTCCCACCTAGTCTTCTTCGACGTCGGCTCCGCCGCAGTCTGCGTAGCAGTCGACGTCCTAGGCAACTTTGAAGTATGGCGCCGCTCCTCGATCCGGCACCCCTTCGGCCTCCAACGAGCCGAAGTCCTCGCCGGCTTCGCAATGTCTGTCTTTCTCGTCTTTGGCGGATTCGACCTGATCTCGCACTCCATGAAAGACGTCCTCGAATCCGTCGGCCACCAcgcccctcaccaccccgtCTCAACAACCGATGACTCCTCCCAACCCGCCGGTGGTGGCcacggaggtggtggtcacAGTCACGGAGCACGATACATCACCCCCGGCACCCTCGACCTCGCCTCCTTCGCAGCCTTTGTTTCAACCCTCATCTCTGCCTACGGCCTGCGAAACCACGGCCGGATCCGCCGTGTCATGCGCGTGCCGCTGCCgtacctctcctccctcttacCCGAATCCACCATCctttccaaccccttccacttTCTCACCCTCTTCTTTTCAGGCATCATGCTTGTCCTGCCGCTAGTCTATATCCCCCACATCATCTGGCTCGACCGTCTAATCTGCGCGACGATTTCCCTGTCTATGTTTTTTCTCGGGGCTCGTCTAGCAGTAGGACAAGGGTTTATGCTCCTCATGTCGTACAACCACGTCGACAGCAAGAAACAAAAGGGGGACAGCAGCGAAGTCGCCAGCGTgatcaaggagattgagaGCGAGCCGCAGGTTCAGAGAGTGGAGGAGGCGCAGTTTTGGCAGGTGCACTATGGGCTTGCGATGGCGAATCTGAAGGTCAAGGTtaaggggggggagatgatggggggagggcagGGGCAGGATGGGGCGGTCAGCCAGTTACGGCAgagattggggagggtggtgcagaatcggttgggggaggggtatgggaggggggggagttTGAGGTGGGAGGTTACTGTGCAGATGAGTAGTGACTGA
- the DUG3 gene encoding glutamine amidotransferase subunit (COG:M; EggNog:ENOG503NWKE) — translation MCRFLVYKGSDEILLSKLVLDPAHSILKQSFDSRLRLDTRRGQNNADGFGIGFYTDPKLGAAPCLFTSTTPAWNCVNLQRLASKTASHLIFAHVRATTEGSLSEDNCHPFSHGSLIWMHNGGIGGWKQIKRRLGERLADKWYLGVVGGTDSEWAFALFLDTLERMGHNPSSQPTDGFGPTVLRKAMLKTIAIINELIDNIPESVIHSENVDTRSLLNFAVSDGHSVICTRYVGSASDEAASLYYSSGTLWETRAPTPDKRDYQMERSDKGADVVLVASEPLSFERENWVNVPTNSILTIHNQTVMVHPIKDQYYDRNPQHRRSAAFVRARGLSANEKTTLRAGISGPIPTIAGPSTTCGPACAPQPQENKQNHPQKRLLGPTIPTFPYARQESSSTIPRTRTPLSHSESSSTLVGGAPPAPEVPTVRQTQPSQGNIKKKRASLSAVDAGGHAGMLGPYLSDTSPVTPEPTPARTEYGNPDKIARMFPELALR, via the exons atgtgCCGGTTCCTG GTCTACAAAGGGAGCGACGAGATCTTGCTTTCAAAGCTAGTCCTCGACCCAGCACACTCCATCCTCAAGCAGTCATTTGACTCTCGCCTCCGGCTG GACACTCGACGTGGTCAAAACAACGCCGACGGGTTCGGCATTGGCTTCTACACCGACCCCAAGCTAGGCGCTGCGCCCTGCCTCTTCACCTCGACCACACCAGCCTGGAACTGCGTCAACCTCCAACGATTGGCTTCCAAGACAGCCTCTCACCTTATCTTCGCCCATGTCCGCGCCACCACCGAAGGGTCACTGAGCGAAGACAATTGCCACCCATTCTCCCACGGCAGCTTGATCTGGATGCACAATGGCGGCATCGGCGGCTGGAAGCAGATCAAGAGGAGGCTCGGCGAGCGGTTGGCCGACAAGTGGTATCTTGGAGTAGTGGGAGGGACCGACAGTGAATGGGCGTTTGCCTTGTTCTTGGACACACTCGAGCGCATGGGACACAACCCCAGCTCCCAGCCAACCGATGGATTTGGGCCAACGGTTCTTAGAAAGGCGATGCTCAAGACAattgccatcatcaacgaACTCATCGACAACATTCCCGAGAGCGTTATCCACTCTGAGAATGTCGACACCAGAAGTTTACTCAACTTTGCCGTATCAGACGGCCATAGCGTCATCTGCACCCGCTACGTAGGTAGTGCCTCGGACGAAGCCGCCAGTTTATACTACTCGTCGGGCACACTCTGGGAAACCCGCGCTCCCACCCCCGACAAGAGGGACTATCAAATGGAGCGCAGCGACAAGGGGGCAGATGTAGTTCTAGTAGCCAGTGAACCCCTTTCCTTTGAGCGAG AAAACTGGGTCAACGTCCCAACAAACTCAATCCTCACCATCCACAATCAGACGGTAATGGTTCATCCCATCAAAGACCAATACTACGACCgcaacccccaacaccgCCGCTCGGCAGCCTTTGTCCGAGCCCGCGGCCTCTCGGCCAACGAGAAAACCACCCTCCGCGCCGGCATCTCGGGCCCAATTCCCACCATCGCCGGCCCATCCACCACTTGCGGTCCAGCTTGCGCGCCCCAACCTCAAGAGAACAAACAAAACCACCCACAAAAacgcctcctcggccccaCGATCCCTACCTTTCCTTATGCCCGTCAAGAGAGCAGTTCAACCATCCCAAGAACACGGACACCACTCTCGCATTCAGAGTCGAGCTCGACGCTTGTCGGCGGGGCTCCTCCGGCGCCGGAGGTGCCGACTGTGAGACAAACCCAGCCAAGTCAGGGGaacatcaagaagaagagggcgagCTTGAGCGCGGTGGATGCGGGAGGGCACGCGGGGATGCTGGGGCCGTATTTGAGCGATACCAGTCCTGTGACGCCGGAGCCGACGCCGGCGAGGACAGAGTATGGGAATCCGGATAAGATTGCGAGGATGTTTCCCGAGTTGGCGCTGCGGTAG